The Oceanotoga teriensis genome has a window encoding:
- the rdgB gene encoding RdgB/HAM1 family non-canonical purine NTP pyrophosphatase, which translates to MIDIIIATSNDHKVDEISNLAPENFKITSIKNFMGNLNIEEYGKSFIENSVIKAINSAKIINKPVIADDSGLCIKSLDGFPGIFSARYMETYSYEEKMLEILKILSKHDNRDAYFACAASYFDPSKDLLISFEGKVEGHISDKISGLHGFGYDPFFIPKGYSETFGVLSPKIKNKISHRSKAFNGLFDLLSKLL; encoded by the coding sequence TATCATAGCTACTTCAAATGATCATAAAGTTGATGAAATATCGAACTTAGCTCCAGAAAATTTTAAAATTACTTCTATAAAAAATTTTATGGGAAATTTGAATATTGAAGAATATGGAAAATCTTTTATTGAAAATTCAGTTATAAAAGCAATAAATTCTGCTAAAATAATAAATAAACCTGTCATCGCTGATGATTCCGGTCTTTGTATAAAATCTTTAGATGGGTTCCCAGGTATTTTTTCTGCGAGATATATGGAAACTTATTCTTATGAAGAAAAAATGCTTGAAATTTTAAAAATTTTATCTAAACATGATAATAGAGATGCTTATTTTGCTTGTGCTGCCTCGTATTTTGATCCTTCAAAAGACCTTTTGATATCTTTCGAAGGGAAAGTCGAGGGTCATATTTCTGATAAAATATCTGGATTACATGGTTTTGGCTATGATCCTTTTTTTATTCCAAAAGGGTATTCTGAAACATTCGGTGTTTTAAGTCCTAAAATAAAAAATAAAATTTCTCATAGATCTAAAGCTTTTAATGGATTATTTGATTTATTAAGTAAATTATTATAG
- a CDS encoding putative DNA modification/repair radical SAM protein, which produces MILKDKIKILAESAKYDVSCSSSGSSRANSKNGIGNASIGGICHSWSEDGRCISLLKILFSNNCIFDCAYCINRRSNDIERATFTVDEMVNLTINFYKRNYIEGLFLSSGIYSNPNETMNSLYMVAKILREKYKFNGYIHLKAIPGADPLLIKKAGFYADRMSVNIELPSEKSLKILAPQKSKSSLLVPMKSLSENILDLNRFNVKNHKFVPAGQSTQLIVGASPESDYKIIKLSENLYDKFKLKRVYYSAFLKVNEDNRLPNKNSSLLREHRLYQADWLLRFYKFKAYEIFNKGNYFLDEKLDPKLFWALNNFDLFPVEINRCDFDTLIRVPGIGVKSAYKIFNMRREKSINFDDLKKINVVLKRAKYFITCNGRYMDFSLKDPDKIKQAIYLENKGNLIPLFQDNLPVISIR; this is translated from the coding sequence ATGATTTTAAAAGATAAGATTAAAATACTTGCTGAATCGGCTAAATATGATGTTTCATGCTCTTCAAGTGGTTCTTCAAGAGCAAATAGCAAAAATGGTATAGGAAATGCCAGTATAGGTGGAATTTGTCATTCGTGGTCTGAAGATGGGCGATGTATTTCTTTGTTAAAGATATTATTTTCTAATAATTGCATTTTTGATTGTGCTTATTGCATAAATAGAAGGTCTAATGATATTGAACGTGCTACATTTACTGTGGATGAAATGGTTAATTTAACTATTAATTTTTATAAAAGAAATTATATAGAAGGTCTATTTTTAAGTTCTGGAATTTATTCTAATCCTAATGAAACTATGAATAGTCTTTATATGGTTGCAAAAATTTTAAGAGAAAAATATAAATTTAATGGTTATATACATTTAAAAGCTATTCCAGGTGCAGATCCTTTACTTATAAAAAAAGCTGGATTTTATGCCGATAGAATGAGTGTTAATATCGAATTACCTTCAGAAAAAAGTTTGAAAATTCTTGCTCCACAAAAAAGTAAAAGTTCATTACTCGTCCCAATGAAAAGTCTTTCTGAAAATATATTAGATTTAAATAGATTTAATGTAAAAAATCATAAATTTGTACCTGCTGGGCAATCAACTCAATTAATAGTCGGAGCATCTCCAGAATCAGATTATAAAATAATTAAATTAAGTGAAAATTTGTATGATAAATTTAAATTAAAAAGAGTTTATTATTCAGCTTTTTTAAAAGTTAATGAGGATAATAGACTGCCAAACAAAAATTCTTCTCTTTTAAGAGAACATAGATTATACCAAGCTGATTGGCTTTTAAGGTTTTATAAATTTAAAGCTTATGAAATTTTTAATAAAGGTAATTATTTTTTAGATGAAAAATTAGATCCTAAATTATTTTGGGCTTTAAATAATTTTGATTTGTTTCCAGTAGAAATAAATAGATGTGACTTTGATACTTTAATAAGAGTTCCTGGTATAGGAGTAAAATCAGCATATAAAATTTTTAATATGAGAAGAGAAAAATCTATTAATTTTGATGATTTAAAAAAAATTAACGTGGTTCTTAAAAGGGCTAAATATTTTATTACTTGTAATGGTAGATATATGGATTTTTCTTTAAAAGATCCCGATAAAATAAAACAAGCTATCTATTTAGAAAATAAAGGTAATTTAATTCCTTTATTTCAAGATAATTTGCCAGTTATTAGTATAAGGTGA
- a CDS encoding TIGR03915 family putative DNA repair protein: MYIEYDGSFEGYLNALYYILKNKISPNKISFKKNLFNIESIKINSNIKIFNYMSSYLKRSVSNLSLHKFYHCFLSNFEDKDLLAIKYIILALKYPKAIDNYETNDIVINVNKYSKRVSFESHRFLGILRFKLLKNNFYFSKINPDNLIIPLISNHFVKRLSNENWIIFDENHMMAAIYEEKNLSIGLIKSFKNIDFMLEEEEILYEEFWKKYYKSISIKERKNDRLRKNFMPYRYWKNLIEIANKKSEL, from the coding sequence ATGTATATAGAATATGATGGATCTTTTGAAGGATATTTAAATGCTTTATATTATATATTAAAAAATAAAATAAGCCCAAATAAGATCAGTTTTAAAAAAAATTTATTCAATATCGAATCTATTAAAATTAATAGTAATATTAAAATATTTAATTATATGTCATCTTATTTGAAGAGAAGCGTGAGTAATTTATCTTTACATAAATTTTATCATTGTTTTTTATCTAATTTTGAAGATAAAGATTTATTGGCAATTAAATATATAATCCTTGCTTTGAAATATCCTAAAGCCATTGATAATTATGAAACTAATGATATCGTTATTAATGTTAATAAATATTCGAAAAGAGTTTCATTTGAAAGTCATAGATTTCTTGGAATTCTAAGGTTTAAATTATTAAAAAATAATTTTTATTTTTCAAAGATTAATCCAGATAATTTAATAATTCCATTAATTTCAAATCATTTTGTTAAAAGACTTTCAAATGAAAATTGGATAATTTTTGATGAAAATCATATGATGGCTGCAATATATGAAGAAAAAAATCTTAGTATTGGATTAATTAAATCATTTAAAAATATTGATTTTATGCTTGAAGAAGAGGAAATTTTATATGAGGAATTTTGGAAGAAATATTATAAGTCTATATCTATAAAAGAACGGAAAAATGATAGATTAAGAAAAAATTTTATGCCTTATAGATACTGGAAAAATCTAATAGAAATTGCAAATAAAAAAAGCGAATTATAA
- a CDS encoding MBL fold metallo-hydrolase, producing the protein MNIKITGIVDNYSESSKFRSDWGFSTLIKTDYHNILFDAGSDPEVFEHNINLIDPDLKKIDILFISHSHKDHIGAIKYVLKNYRVGNIVIPEEQNEEIENKLREIKVRPIIINKPTSIDEGIYSTGILGEEREQSLVIPSEKGLILITGCAHSGIKNISEHVEKTFSDKIYMIIGGLHLYKKYDQVLKEDINEINKLQFKYILPSHCTGDTAKKLLKQKLNDRFMDFGAGVTINL; encoded by the coding sequence ATGAATATTAAGATTACTGGAATAGTCGATAATTACAGCGAATCATCTAAATTTAGATCTGATTGGGGATTTTCCACTTTAATAAAAACAGATTATCATAATATATTATTCGATGCAGGTTCTGATCCGGAAGTTTTTGAGCATAATATAAATCTTATAGATCCTGATTTAAAAAAAATAGATATATTATTTATATCTCATAGTCATAAAGATCATATAGGTGCTATAAAATATGTCTTAAAGAATTATAGGGTTGGAAACATAGTTATTCCAGAAGAACAAAACGAAGAAATAGAAAATAAATTAAGAGAAATCAAAGTAAGACCGATTATAATAAACAAACCTACATCTATAGATGAGGGAATATATTCAACTGGTATACTTGGAGAAGAAAGAGAACAATCTCTTGTAATACCTTCAGAAAAAGGGTTAATATTGATAACTGGATGTGCTCATTCAGGAATAAAAAATATATCAGAACATGTTGAAAAAACTTTTTCAGATAAAATATATATGATCATTGGTGGATTACATCTATACAAAAAATATGATCAAGTATTGAAAGAAGACATAAATGAAATAAATAAACTTCAATTCAAATACATATTACCAAGTCATTGTACTGGAGATACGGCAAAAAAATTATTAAAGCAAAAATTAAATGATAGATTTATGGATTTTGGAGCTGGAGTTACAATAAATCTTTAA
- a CDS encoding ferritin family protein, producing MFKNALAILNYAYAKEVEGHNFYNERIDKVKSDELKNIFIALSEMEINHMNYVKDLILKLRNEDSLDLDYVEKDDFYDSRESSEIVGSLDDLTSDLSIIRMAYLIEDDFMKFYEEGAQKVENEEMKNLLLKLSKWEMNHRDLLNDLYRRMMKIYWEKMGFEPLF from the coding sequence ATGTTTAAAAATGCTCTTGCAATTTTAAATTACGCTTATGCAAAAGAAGTGGAAGGTCATAATTTTTATAATGAAAGAATTGATAAGGTGAAAAGTGATGAATTAAAAAATATTTTTATCGCTCTTTCAGAAATGGAAATTAATCATATGAATTATGTTAAAGATTTAATATTAAAATTAAGAAATGAAGATAGTCTTGACCTTGATTATGTTGAAAAAGATGATTTTTATGATTCCAGAGAATCTTCCGAAATAGTTGGTTCCCTTGATGATTTAACTTCGGATCTTTCTATTATAAGAATGGCTTATTTAATAGAAGATGATTTTATGAAATTTTATGAGGAAGGAGCTCAAAAAGTAGAAAATGAAGAAATGAAGAATTTGCTCTTAAAACTTTCTAAATGGGAGATGAATCATAGAGATTTATTAAATGATCTTTATAGACGTATGATGAAAATTTATTGGGAAAAAATGGGTTTTGAACCATTATTTTAA
- a CDS encoding (Fe-S)-binding protein produces MTTIINSIILLGILGFLSGSFLAFAAKKFEVKEDVRKIIVEASLPGVNCGACGYPGCSAFAKAFIKGEVKNDGCLPGKRQGVPERLQKISNLTDEQLNELFEKNENEVEKIKSEIESM; encoded by the coding sequence ATGACAACAATAATAAATTCTATAATTTTATTGGGAATACTTGGCTTTTTATCGGGATCATTTTTGGCTTTTGCGGCAAAAAAGTTTGAAGTCAAAGAAGATGTAAGAAAAATAATTGTAGAAGCATCATTGCCAGGAGTAAATTGTGGAGCATGTGGTTATCCTGGTTGTTCAGCTTTTGCTAAAGCCTTTATAAAAGGTGAAGTAAAAAACGATGGATGTTTACCTGGAAAGAGGCAAGGAGTTCCTGAAAGATTACAAAAGATAAGTAATCTAACAGATGAACAATTAAATGAATTATTCGAAAAAAATGAAAATGAAGTAGAAAAAATAAAATCTGAAATTGAAAGTATGTAA
- the rsxA gene encoding electron transport complex subunit RsxA, producing the protein MRIVLIFISAILVNNFVLSKFLGICPFLGVSKKIDSAVGMSMAVIFVMTMAGIITWFLNLLLVSMGLEFLRLIVFILVIAVLVQFVEFFIKKTSPSLYEALGIFLPLITTNCAVLGVALINVQTNYNFIEAFVNSLASALGFAMALIIFSAIREKLDLNDIPAPFKGTAVALITAGLLSMAFMGFSGLVKL; encoded by the coding sequence ATGAGAATAGTTTTAATATTTATTTCAGCTATCCTTGTAAATAATTTTGTATTATCAAAATTTTTAGGAATCTGTCCATTCTTAGGAGTATCTAAAAAAATAGATTCTGCTGTTGGAATGTCTATGGCCGTAATATTTGTAATGACTATGGCAGGAATAATAACTTGGTTTTTAAACCTATTACTCGTATCTATGGGATTAGAATTTTTAAGACTCATAGTATTTATACTTGTTATAGCTGTTCTCGTTCAATTTGTAGAATTCTTCATAAAAAAGACATCACCATCATTATATGAAGCATTAGGAATATTTTTACCATTAATAACTACAAACTGTGCAGTTCTTGGAGTTGCTCTTATAAATGTACAAACAAATTATAATTTTATAGAAGCATTTGTAAATTCATTAGCATCAGCATTAGGATTTGCTATGGCTTTGATAATATTCTCAGCAATAAGAGAAAAATTAGATTTAAATGATATACCAGCACCTTTTAAGGGAACTGCTGTTGCATTAATAACTGCAGGATTATTATCTATGGCCTTTATGGGATTTTCTGGACTTGTAAAACTTTAA
- the rsxE gene encoding electron transport complex subunit RsxE, which translates to MLDTKNFKNAFIKNNPTFVQVLGMCPTLATTTNAKNGLGMGLATLSVLIMSNIVISLIRKLVPQKIRIPIYIVVIASFVTIIDLVMHGFTYELWKTLGLFIPLIVVNCIIMGRAEAYASKNNVINSILDALGMGLGFTGSLVLLGSVRELLGNGTIFGISIWGDALKMYTFILPPGAFLALGLLLALFNSIGISKSKKSKGAK; encoded by the coding sequence ATGCTCGATACTAAAAATTTTAAAAATGCATTTATAAAAAATAACCCTACATTTGTACAAGTTTTAGGAATGTGTCCTACATTAGCTACAACAACAAATGCAAAAAATGGTTTAGGAATGGGATTAGCTACATTATCAGTCTTGATAATGTCAAATATAGTTATTTCATTGATAAGAAAATTAGTTCCTCAAAAAATAAGAATACCTATATATATAGTTGTAATAGCTTCTTTTGTTACAATAATAGATTTAGTTATGCATGGATTTACTTATGAATTATGGAAAACATTAGGTCTATTTATACCTTTAATAGTTGTAAACTGTATAATAATGGGAAGAGCAGAAGCTTATGCTTCAAAAAATAATGTAATAAATTCTATATTGGATGCACTCGGAATGGGACTTGGTTTTACAGGATCATTAGTGCTTTTAGGATCTGTTAGAGAACTATTGGGAAATGGTACAATATTTGGTATATCAATATGGGGAGATGCTTTAAAGATGTACACCTTCATATTACCACCAGGAGCTTTCTTAGCCCTTGGCTTACTATTAGCCTTGTTTAATTCTATTGGAATATCAAAAAGTAAAAAAAGTAAGGGGGCTAAATAA
- a CDS encoding RnfABCDGE type electron transport complex subunit G, whose product MKEYLKTGLILMLYMIIAAFLVAFVYNTVSPFIDEAEFNAKLKAIKYILKDESNNSLVENIPQNSEELQKYIWKDGEETLYKNSANSKILSPVYKFQSEEKDIYILTVTGIGFGGDVTSVVSFIKTDNDLKLNRIEVINYSQETPGLGAKISEEQIKERFFYIPQSGLENEIKVNKDAGKDSDEKNRNEYKKQGIVQTSDVMTGATITPRGVANSLNIAIEYLQKEGVM is encoded by the coding sequence ATGAAAGAATATTTAAAAACAGGTTTGATATTAATGTTGTATATGATAATAGCTGCTTTTCTCGTAGCTTTTGTTTACAATACTGTAAGTCCTTTTATAGACGAAGCAGAATTCAATGCAAAATTAAAAGCTATAAAATACATATTAAAAGATGAATCAAATAATTCTTTAGTCGAAAACATACCTCAAAACTCAGAAGAATTACAAAAATACATATGGAAAGATGGGGAAGAAACATTATACAAAAATTCAGCAAACTCTAAAATACTTTCTCCTGTATACAAATTCCAAAGTGAAGAAAAAGATATATACATACTAACGGTTACAGGAATTGGATTTGGTGGAGATGTGACTTCAGTAGTATCATTTATAAAAACTGATAATGATCTAAAATTGAATAGAATAGAAGTAATAAATTATTCACAAGAAACTCCAGGACTTGGAGCCAAAATTTCAGAAGAACAAATAAAAGAAAGATTTTTCTATATACCGCAATCTGGTTTAGAAAATGAAATAAAGGTAAATAAAGATGCGGGAAAAGATTCAGATGAAAAAAATAGAAATGAATACAAAAAACAAGGAATTGTACAAACAAGTGATGTAATGACAGGAGCTACAATCACACCTAGAGGAGTTGCTAACTCTTTAAATATAGCAATAGAATATTTACAAAAAGAAGGGGTGATGTAA